The proteins below come from a single Holdemania massiliensis genomic window:
- a CDS encoding energy-coupling factor transporter transmembrane component T family protein: protein MNNFALGKYLPLNSPIHRMDPRAKIMAMLIVLIAIFFPAGFLGYAIIAVCTIAVVLIAKLSLNFIWRSMKPMLFMLLFLLIVNVLVLRTGTPLISVLGFTIYSDAVFQTLYIAIRLMLMIIITTVLTATTKPLDLTLGIEDLLQPFQRFHLPSHEIAMMISIALRFIPTLIEETQRIMRAQASRGVDLKEGKLKEKIMAVLSLIVPLFVSAFQRAEELANAMEARGYCPGRPRTRYKVLKMEGRDYLLLAGAAALLGAMLVLWLA from the coding sequence ATGAATAATTTCGCATTAGGTAAATACCTGCCGCTGAATTCCCCGATTCATCGAATGGATCCGCGGGCAAAAATTATGGCAATGCTGATTGTGCTGATCGCGATCTTCTTCCCTGCCGGATTCTTAGGTTATGCGATCATCGCTGTCTGCACGATTGCAGTAGTGTTGATTGCCAAACTGAGCCTGAATTTCATTTGGCGTTCGATGAAACCGATGTTGTTCATGCTGCTGTTTTTGTTAATTGTCAATGTTCTTGTTCTGCGCACGGGCACGCCGTTAATCTCCGTGCTGGGCTTTACGATTTACAGTGACGCCGTATTTCAGACCCTGTATATTGCGATTCGTTTGATGCTGATGATCATCATTACCACGGTACTGACCGCGACGACCAAACCGCTGGATCTGACGCTGGGCATTGAAGATCTGCTTCAGCCGTTTCAGCGCTTCCATTTGCCATCGCATGAAATTGCGATGATGATTTCCATCGCCCTGCGCTTCATCCCGACTTTGATTGAGGAAACGCAGCGCATCATGCGGGCTCAGGCGAGCCGCGGCGTTGACTTGAAGGAAGGCAAGCTGAAAGAAAAGATTATGGCGGTTCTTTCATTAATCGTGCCGTTATTTGTATCCGCGTTTCAAAGAGCGGAAGAGCTGGCGAATGCGATGGAAGCCCGAGGCTACTGCCCAGGCCGCCCACGGACCCGTTATAAGGTCTTAAAAATGGAAGGCCGGGATTATCTGCTGCTGGCGGGTGCGGCCGCGTTATTGGGCGCTATGCTTGTTCTCTGGCTGGCATGA
- a CDS encoding energy-coupling factor transporter ATPase, producing the protein MKQLEVKNLSFSYDESTHAVRNVSFAIEKGSYTTIIGHNGSGKSTIAKLLIGLLEKDEGEILIDDLPLNEENLMEIRSRVGIVFQNPDNQFIGSTVRDDIAFGLENHCVEQSKMDAIITEFAEKVNMTEYLESEPTRLSGGQKQRVAIAGVLAMAPEMIIFDESTSMLDPQGKDEINRVIRQLHAQTQLTIISITHDIEEVAKSDHVLVMDQGEIKMEGTPEEILLRDKELIQLHLDIPFSIKLQQQLKKNGLTIKPEITIEGLVNQLCQFDLKN; encoded by the coding sequence ATGAAACAGCTGGAAGTCAAAAATCTAAGCTTTTCCTATGATGAATCGACGCATGCCGTGCGCAATGTGTCCTTCGCCATTGAGAAAGGCAGCTATACAACGATCATCGGTCATAACGGCAGCGGCAAGTCAACAATAGCCAAGCTGCTGATCGGTCTTTTGGAAAAAGATGAAGGGGAGATCCTGATTGACGATCTGCCTTTGAATGAGGAAAATCTGATGGAAATCCGCAGCCGTGTCGGGATCGTGTTCCAGAATCCGGATAATCAGTTTATCGGCTCGACGGTGCGTGACGATATCGCGTTTGGCTTGGAAAACCATTGTGTAGAACAATCCAAAATGGACGCTATCATTACGGAATTTGCGGAGAAAGTCAATATGACTGAGTATCTGGAAAGTGAACCGACACGCTTGTCCGGCGGTCAGAAACAGCGGGTTGCGATTGCCGGCGTTCTGGCAATGGCTCCGGAAATGATTATTTTTGATGAATCGACGAGCATGCTGGATCCCCAGGGCAAGGATGAGATCAACCGGGTGATCCGTCAGCTCCACGCACAAACGCAGCTGACCATCATTTCGATTACCCATGACATAGAAGAAGTTGCCAAGAGTGATCATGTGCTGGTGATGGATCAAGGGGAAATCAAGATGGAAGGCACACCGGAAGAAATCCTGCTGCGGGATAAAGAACTGATCCAGCTGCATCTGGATATTCCGTTCAGCATCAAGCTGCAGCAGCAGTTAAAGAAAAACGGTTTGACGATCAAGCCGGAAATTACGATTGAAGGGCTGGTGAATCAACTGTGTCAATTCGATTTGAAAAACTAA
- a CDS encoding O-methyltransferase: MPSIDELEAYAHENHVPIMMKTGIEFILELIRNQAYTRILELGTAIGYSAIRMARISPLIQIDTLENDPERAQVAMKNIAVEHLESQIRLHVVDIAEFQTDQQYDLIFVDAAKAQYPHYMQQFRANLAEGGVFVFDNLNFHGMVEDPSLTENKGTKQMIKKLRRFRETLMTDPNCLTQFYPEVGDGVAVVGLLRK, encoded by the coding sequence ATGCCTTCAATTGATGAACTGGAAGCCTACGCTCATGAAAATCATGTGCCGATTATGATGAAGACAGGGATTGAATTCATTCTGGAACTGATTCGCAACCAGGCCTATACCCGCATTTTAGAGTTGGGAACTGCGATTGGGTATTCCGCGATCCGCATGGCCAGGATTTCCCCTTTGATTCAGATCGACACGTTGGAAAACGATCCTGAACGGGCACAGGTGGCGATGAAGAACATCGCAGTGGAACACCTGGAATCTCAGATTCGGCTTCACGTCGTGGATATTGCCGAGTTTCAAACGGATCAGCAATACGATCTGATCTTTGTCGATGCGGCAAAGGCTCAGTATCCGCATTACATGCAGCAATTCCGTGCGAATCTGGCGGAAGGCGGCGTTTTTGTGTTTGATAATCTGAATTTCCATGGGATGGTAGAAGATCCGTCGCTGACGGAAAACAAAGGAACAAAACAGATGATCAAGAAGCTGCGGCGTTTCCGCGAAACCTTGATGACGGATCCGAATTGTCTGACGCAGTTCTATCCGGAAGTCGGCGATGGCGTTGCGGTTGTCGGCTTGTTAAGAAAATAG
- a CDS encoding PadR family transcriptional regulator codes for MTFQIGSVLLDACVLAILAKEDTYGYRLTQQIKETLGVSESTLYPVLRRLQKEELLETYDVAVMGRNRRYYRLTEDGLEKNTEYKREWVHFSQKITTILEGGNLDD; via the coding sequence ATGACATTTCAGATTGGATCGGTCCTGCTGGATGCCTGTGTTTTGGCAATCCTGGCCAAAGAGGATACCTATGGCTATCGTCTGACCCAGCAGATTAAAGAAACACTGGGGGTGTCGGAATCAACCTTGTATCCGGTACTGCGAAGACTTCAGAAAGAAGAATTGCTGGAAACCTATGATGTAGCGGTGATGGGCAGAAATCGGAGATATTATCGGCTGACCGAAGACGGGCTGGAGAAAAACACGGAATACAAACGGGAATGGGTGCATTTTTCCCAAAAAATAACGACAATTTTAGAGGGAGGAAATCTTGATGACTAG
- the truA gene encoding tRNA pseudouridine(38-40) synthase TruA — translation MKQRFKAVVSYDGFDYAGWQIQPADRGATIQQTIQDVISAICQTPISITGSGRTDAQVHAWGQVFHFDVDFSLSAFQWKRAMNGHLPKDIHIRSVEAVDPHFHARFDAIGKRYDYRIQLGEANVFTRRYAFQSPWSLDVLTMREAAAYLVGEHDFSSFCANTHAELPDQVRTITRLELVEEPGQLRLIYEGNGFMRYMVRMITGTLIEVGRGRLAPAEVGRMLEARDKQICHFNAKPQGLTLMEVYYPPQPEAGLKDSLKENADSVFPGI, via the coding sequence ATGAAGCAGCGCTTTAAGGCCGTTGTCAGCTATGACGGGTTTGATTATGCCGGATGGCAGATCCAGCCTGCGGATCGAGGCGCTACAATCCAGCAGACCATCCAGGATGTGATCAGCGCAATCTGTCAAACCCCCATCTCCATTACGGGTTCTGGGCGAACTGATGCCCAGGTTCATGCCTGGGGACAGGTTTTTCATTTCGACGTTGATTTTTCGCTCAGTGCTTTCCAATGGAAACGAGCGATGAATGGTCATCTGCCCAAGGATATCCATATTCGCTCAGTCGAAGCCGTGGATCCACATTTCCATGCGCGTTTTGATGCTATCGGAAAACGCTATGACTATCGAATCCAGCTGGGCGAGGCGAACGTCTTCACCCGTCGGTATGCTTTCCAGTCGCCCTGGTCGCTGGATGTGCTGACAATGCGTGAGGCTGCCGCTTATCTTGTGGGAGAACATGATTTTTCCTCTTTCTGTGCCAATACCCATGCAGAACTTCCAGATCAGGTCCGTACAATTACGCGCCTGGAACTGGTTGAAGAACCTGGGCAGCTGCGTTTGATCTATGAGGGCAATGGGTTTATGCGGTATATGGTCAGAATGATCACCGGCACATTGATCGAGGTTGGCCGCGGACGATTGGCTCCAGCCGAAGTCGGCCGAATGCTGGAAGCCAGAGACAAACAGATCTGTCATTTCAACGCTAAACCGCAAGGATTAACGTTGATGGAAGTGTATTATCCGCCTCAGCCCGAGGCAGGGTTGAAAGACAGCTTGAAAGAAAACGCTGACTCCGTGTTTCCTGGAATTTGA
- a CDS encoding energy-coupling factor transporter ATPase — protein sequence MSIRFEKLSYTYSSGTPFAYAALKDVDLEIEEGKVTAIIGKTGSGKTTLVQHLNALLLPTSGKLEILGRTISAQEKPQHLKSLRKDVGLVFQFPEYQLFEETILKDIAFGPKNFGVSEEEAVRRAREVIKVVGLEEAMLERSPLDLSGGQKRRVAIAGILAMDPQVLVLDEPTAGLDPQGAQSMMQLFMNLNKQMHKTVLIVTHDMEHVLNYCDNVVVVDNGEILQKTTVQEFFRKTDLLKQLNILPPAIIRTREMLNQRGFHLSEEIMDIKTLAKAIQREVKTK from the coding sequence GTGTCAATTCGATTTGAAAAACTAAGCTATACCTATTCCAGCGGTACGCCGTTTGCCTATGCGGCACTCAAGGACGTCGATTTGGAAATTGAGGAAGGGAAAGTCACGGCGATCATCGGCAAGACAGGCAGCGGCAAGACCACGTTGGTGCAGCATTTAAACGCCTTGTTATTGCCGACTTCTGGGAAGCTGGAGATTCTCGGCCGGACGATCAGCGCCCAGGAGAAGCCGCAGCATTTAAAAAGTCTGCGCAAGGATGTGGGGCTTGTTTTCCAGTTCCCTGAATATCAGCTGTTTGAGGAAACGATTTTAAAAGATATTGCCTTCGGTCCGAAAAACTTTGGCGTCAGTGAGGAAGAAGCGGTGCGCCGGGCCAGAGAAGTGATCAAGGTCGTCGGCCTGGAGGAAGCGATGCTGGAGCGTTCGCCGCTGGATCTGTCAGGCGGGCAGAAACGCCGCGTTGCGATTGCTGGGATTCTGGCGATGGATCCGCAGGTGCTGGTGCTGGATGAACCGACAGCGGGATTAGATCCGCAGGGCGCCCAGTCGATGATGCAGCTGTTCATGAATCTCAACAAACAGATGCACAAGACCGTGCTGATCGTAACGCACGATATGGAACATGTCCTCAATTACTGTGATAACGTCGTTGTTGTCGATAACGGTGAAATCCTGCAGAAAACAACGGTTCAGGAGTTCTTCCGCAAAACCGATTTGCTGAAGCAGCTGAACATTCTGCCGCCGGCGATCATCCGGACGCGCGAGATGCTGAACCAGCGCGGCTTCCATTTATCTGAGGAGATCATGGACATTAAAACGTTGGCCAAGGCCATCCAGCGGGAGGTGAAGACGAAATGA